One Myotis daubentonii chromosome 3, mMyoDau2.1, whole genome shotgun sequence genomic window carries:
- the PADI1 gene encoding protein-arginine deiminase type-1: MASQRAVRLSLKKPTHAVCVVGVETFVDVRSDVPKGAKTFRVSGSSGVHTFIVYDPTRVTVPTDKDHWPLDTNVDLTVSVDTASKALDDLKVKVSYFGQSEDHALGRSELYLTGVDISLDVDTARKGKAKRSQGDKKTWRWGPAGYGAILLVNCDRDDLRSRGLDLENSQLTSLEDLKDMSPMVLTCDGPDKLFDNHKLVLNVPFSDSKRVGVFCARGGNSLSHYKQVLGPQHLSYEVERQPGEQKINFFVEGLTFPDADFSGLVSLSVSLVDMGTLPEVPIFTDTVAFRMAPWIMTPNTQPPLELYVCSVIDAHGSNEKFLKDMSDLVSKAKCKLIICPWVENRNDRWIQDEMEFGYVEAPHKSFPVVFDSPRDRGLKEFSYNRILGPDFGYVTQEIPFAGASGLDSFGNLDVSPPVTVGGKEYPLGRILIGSNFPKAGGRRMAKVVRDFLQAQQVQAPVELYSDWLSVGHVDEFLTFVPTSDQKGFRLLLASPSACLKLFQEKKEEGHGKAVQFDGLEEKVKRSINELLADRSLRSDSLYVQKCIDWNREVLKRELGLTERDIVDIPQLFYLRGPHAEAFFPDMVNMVVLGKYLGIPKPYGPIINGRCCLEEKVRSLLEPLGLHCIFIDDYLSYHKLLGEIHCGTNVRRQPFSFKWWHMVP; the protein is encoded by the exons CGATGTGCCCAAGGGCGCCAAGACCTTCAGGGTCTCTGGGAGCTCCGGAGTACATACCTTCATTGTCTACGACCCAACACGGGTGACAGTGCCCACAGACAAAGACCACTGGCCCCTGGACACCAATGTGGACCTGACTGTATCCGTGGACACAGCCAGTAAGGCCTTAGATGATCTCAAG GTGAAGGTCTCCTACTTTGGGCAGAGCGAGGACCATGCCCTGGGCCGCAGTGAGCTCTACCTCACTGGCGTCG ACATCTCCCTGGATGTTGACACAGCCCGCAAGGGCAAGGCAAAGAGAAGCCAAGGCGACAAG AAAACCTGGCGCTGGGGCCCTGCGGGCTATGGGGCTATTCTGCTGGTGAACTGTGACCGCGACGATCTCAGGTCCAGGGGGCTCGACCTCGAAAACAGCCAGCTGACGTCACTGGAGG ACCTGAAGGACATGTCCCCCATGGTGCTGACCTGCGACGGCCCTGACAAGCTCTTCGACAACCACAAGCTGGTCCTGAACGTGCCGTTTTCTGATTCCAAAAGAGTGGGCGTCTTCTGTGCTCGGG GTGGGAATTCCCTCTCACACTACAAGCAGGTGCTGGGGCCCCAGCATCTGTCCTACGAAGTCGAGCGGCAGCCCGGGGAGCAGAAGATCAACTTCTTTGTGGAGGGGCTCACCTTCCCCGATGCTGATTTCTCGGGGCTGGTCTCTCTCAGCGTCAGCCTGGTGGACATGGGG ACCCTGCCCGAGGTGCCCATCTTCACAGACACTGTGGCCTTCCGCATGGCCCCCTGGATCATGACTCCTAACACCCAGCCCCCCCTGGAGCTGTATGTGTGCAG CGTGATAGACGCTCATGGCTCAAATGAGAAATTTCTGAAGGACATGTCTGACCTGGTGTCAAAAGCCAAATGCAAGCTGATCATCTGCCCGTGGGTTGAAAATCGGAATGATCGTTGGATCCAG GACGAGATGGAATTTGGCTACGTGGAGGCACCCCACAAATCCTTCCCCGTGGTCTTTGACTCCCCCCGAGACAGGGGCCTGAAGGAGTTCTCCTATAATAGGATCCTG GGCCCCGACTTTGGATACGTAACCCAGGAAATCCCTTTCGCTGGCGCCTCCGGCCTCGACTCCTTCGGCAACCTGGACGTCAGCCCACCGGTGACCGTGGGCGGCAAGGAGTACCCCCTGGGCCGGATCCTCATCGGCAGCAACTTCCCCAA GGCAGGTGGGCGGCGAATGGCCAAGGTGGTGCGTGACTTCCTGCAGGCCCAGCAGGTGCAGGCACCCGTGGAGCTCTACTCTGACTGGCTCTCCGTGGGCCACGTGGATGAATTCCTGACCTTCGTGCCCACCTCCGACCAAAAG GGCTTCCGGCTGCTCCTGGCGAGCCCCAGCGCTTGCCTTAAACTGTTccaagagaagaaagaggagggccACGGGAAGGCAGTCCAGTTTGATG ggtTAGAGGAGAAGGTGAAGAGAAGCATTAATGAGTTGCTGGCCGACAGAAGCCTCCGGAGCGACAGTCTGTATGTGCAG AAATGCATCGACTGGAACCGGGAGGTGCTGAAGCGGGAGCTGGGCCTGACGGAGCGGGACATCGTGGACATCCCCCAGCTCTTCTACCTGAGGGGCCCCCACGCAGAGGCCTTCTTCCCTGACATG GTCAACATGGTGGTCTTAGGCAAGTACCTGGGCATCCCCAAGCCCTATGGGCCCATCATCAACGGCCGCTGCTGCCTGGAAGAGAAGGTGCGGTCCCTGCTGGAGCCGCTGGGCCTCCACTGCATCTTCATCGACGACTACCTGTCCTACCACAAGCTGCTCGGGGAGATCCACTGCGGCACCAACGTGCGCCGGCAGCCCTTCTCCTTCAAGTGGTGGCACATGGTGCCCTGA